In Oceanibaculum nanhaiense, the following proteins share a genomic window:
- a CDS encoding acyltransferase domain-containing protein, which yields MTDANSRRPVVFCFAGQGAQYFRMAADLYEQEPVFRDWMRIGDALLRERFGYSLITEIYGPDRRIGDPFDRLAVSHPALFLVQYAAARAVMQRGLRPDLLLGVSLGEFVAMCVAGMMPFEEALLHVADQPARFEASCPPGGMIAVLAPPALQQETPVLAQNSEIAGISSDGHFVLSAPAAALAPIEAELRARAVAFQRLPVGFAFHSHWIDPAAESCRAASAGLRFDPPFWPCWSSCLGGPLDPAALPPDFLWRIVRAPMDLSGCFTALEETGGARYVDLSPSGTLAALARQNMAATSASQTLPLLSPFGGNMKRLAGLAEIAQL from the coding sequence ATGACAGACGCCAATTCCAGACGCCCGGTGGTGTTCTGCTTCGCCGGCCAGGGCGCGCAATATTTTCGCATGGCGGCGGATCTGTACGAGCAGGAGCCGGTGTTCCGCGACTGGATGCGGATCGGAGACGCGCTGCTGCGGGAGCGGTTCGGCTATTCGCTGATTACGGAAATCTACGGGCCGGACCGCCGCATCGGCGATCCGTTCGACCGGCTGGCGGTCAGCCATCCGGCGCTGTTCCTGGTGCAGTATGCGGCGGCGCGGGCGGTGATGCAGCGCGGGCTGCGGCCCGACCTGCTGCTGGGTGTCAGCCTGGGTGAATTCGTCGCCATGTGTGTCGCCGGCATGATGCCGTTCGAGGAGGCGCTGCTGCATGTCGCCGACCAGCCGGCCCGGTTCGAGGCCAGCTGTCCGCCCGGCGGCATGATCGCGGTGCTGGCGCCGCCTGCGCTGCAGCAGGAGACGCCGGTGCTGGCGCAGAACAGCGAGATCGCGGGCATCAGTTCCGACGGGCATTTCGTGCTGTCGGCGCCGGCCGCGGCGCTGGCACCGATCGAGGCGGAACTGCGCGCCCGGGCGGTCGCCTTCCAGCGCCTGCCGGTGGGCTTCGCCTTTCATTCGCACTGGATCGATCCGGCGGCGGAGTCCTGCCGCGCCGCCTCTGCCGGGCTGCGCTTCGATCCGCCGTTCTGGCCGTGCTGGTCGAGCTGCCTGGGCGGCCCGCTGGACCCTGCCGCGCTGCCGCCCGACTTCCTGTGGCGCATCGTGCGCGCGCCGATGGATCTGAGCGGGTGCTTCACAGCCTTGGAAGAAACGGGCGGGGCGCGCTATGTCGATCTCAGCCCGTCGGGCACGCTGGCCGCGCTGGCACGGCAGAACATGGCGGCTACATCCGCGTCTCAAACCCTGCCGCTGCTGTCGCCGTTCGGCGGTAATATGAAGCGGCTGGCGGGGCTGGCGGAGATCGCGCAGCTGTGA
- a CDS encoding YcjF family protein, translated as MATKSTESGTNADTKTAAVAGSDDVARALSGESKIKSYVIASVAAAIVPVPLFDIAAVTAIQLRMIQKLSQLYGTPFSERAVRNVITALAGGVLGYGVGAAVAISMTKAIPGIGWMLGMVSMPAIAGGSTYAVGRAYLKHFEEGGTVFDFDVESMRGYYEEQFEKGKKLAAKVKAEARKRSAEADFEEAPAA; from the coding sequence ATGGCCACGAAATCCACCGAAAGCGGCACCAACGCCGATACCAAGACAGCCGCTGTTGCCGGCTCCGACGACGTGGCGCGCGCGCTGAGCGGCGAGAGCAAGATCAAGAGCTACGTGATCGCCTCGGTCGCGGCGGCCATCGTGCCGGTTCCGCTGTTCGACATCGCCGCCGTTACGGCGATCCAGCTGCGCATGATCCAGAAGCTTTCGCAGCTTTACGGAACGCCGTTCTCCGAACGCGCCGTGCGCAACGTCATCACCGCGCTGGCCGGCGGCGTGCTCGGCTATGGTGTCGGCGCCGCTGTCGCGATCAGCATGACCAAGGCGATCCCGGGCATCGGCTGGATGCTGGGCATGGTCTCGATGCCGGCTATCGCCGGCGGCTCGACCTACGCCGTTGGCCGCGCCTATCTGAAGCATTTCGAGGAGGGCGGCACGGTCTTCGACTTCGATGTCGAGAGCATGCGCGGCTATTACGAGGAGCAGTTCGAGAAGGGCAAGAAGCTGGCCGCCAAGGTCAAGGCCGAAGCCCGCAAGCGCTCCGCCGAAGCCGATTTCGAGGAAGCGCCCGCCGCCTGA